The Flavobacterium commune genome contains a region encoding:
- a CDS encoding zinc metallopeptidase yields the protein MGSGYLILAGAIMLFSWLVSSRLKSKFEHYSQLHLQNNMSGAEIAQKMLSDNGIYDVRVISTEGQLTDHYNPVDKTVNLSESVYNQRNAAAAAVAAHECGHAVQHAVGYEWLTMRSKLVPFVNVASSYMQWILLAGILMLKTFPGLLLIGIILFAATTLFSIVTLPVEYDASNRALAWLKNKNMLNPAEYAGAEDSLKWAARTYVVAALGSIATLLYYLSIYLGGNRRN from the coding sequence ATGGGAAGTGGTTATTTAATTCTGGCGGGAGCAATTATGTTGTTCAGTTGGTTAGTGAGTTCAAGACTGAAGAGCAAGTTTGAACATTATTCACAATTGCATTTGCAAAATAATATGAGCGGTGCTGAGATTGCGCAGAAAATGTTATCGGATAACGGGATTTATGATGTACGCGTGATTTCGACTGAGGGACAACTGACGGATCATTACAATCCGGTGGATAAAACGGTTAATTTAAGCGAGTCGGTGTATAATCAGCGCAATGCTGCGGCTGCGGCTGTAGCGGCACACGAATGCGGTCACGCGGTGCAACATGCCGTGGGTTATGAGTGGTTGACAATGCGTTCTAAATTGGTTCCATTTGTCAATGTGGCTTCTTCGTATATGCAATGGATTTTGTTGGCGGGAATTCTGATGTTGAAGACCTTTCCGGGATTGTTGTTAATTGGGATTATCCTGTTTGCGGCTACTACCTTGTTTTCGATTGTTACTTTGCCGGTGGAATACGATGCCAGTAATCGCGCTTTGGCCTGGCTAAAAAATAAAAATATGCTTAACCCCGCTGAATATGCGGGTGCAGAAGATTCTTTGAAATGGGCTGCCCGTACGTATGTGGTAGCGGCTTTGGGTTCTATTGCTACGCTGTTGTATTATTTGTCTATTTATTTAGGAGGAAACAGGAGAAATTAA
- a CDS encoding sensor histidine kinase: MIGENEIKNLRSEFFNNSELHFIVFDKDLNVIDINDSLLKFYHIDYNKIIGKNILDISPDIRERGLYDKYLEVIRTGTPIVIEDSLSHPNYGNQLNRLKVFKVGDGIGVTASNITELKDTISALELFSYKITHDVNSPMASILGITDLALNEPNDSDELKMYFELVQENIQKLMSTLEQINKTLRIQKGNTHLELIDFKKIIPEVKKTLAYMPGYNTIRFEENIDPITDFYFDKLIIISLFQNLIDNAIKYRKETQNDSFIKIDVLKKEDNTTTITVADNGIGIIAALQKNIFKLFYRATTQSSGNGIGLYTLRYGIEKLGGHIKFESTENIGTTFTVYLPNQK; this comes from the coding sequence ATGATAGGCGAAAACGAAATTAAAAATCTTCGTTCCGAATTCTTTAATAATTCCGAATTGCATTTTATTGTATTTGACAAAGACCTCAACGTCATTGACATCAACGACAGCCTGCTTAAATTTTACCATATCGACTATAACAAAATCATTGGCAAAAACATTCTCGACATCTCACCAGACATAAGAGAAAGAGGCCTGTATGACAAATACCTCGAAGTAATTAGAACAGGAACTCCCATAGTTATCGAAGACAGCTTAAGTCATCCCAATTACGGCAACCAACTAAACAGACTCAAAGTGTTTAAAGTAGGCGACGGAATTGGTGTTACGGCTTCAAACATAACCGAATTAAAAGACACTATAAGTGCCTTAGAATTATTCTCCTACAAGATAACGCACGATGTCAATAGTCCAATGGCAAGCATATTAGGAATTACCGACCTGGCTCTTAACGAACCTAACGATTCTGACGAATTAAAAATGTACTTCGAATTAGTTCAGGAAAACATCCAAAAACTAATGAGCACATTGGAGCAAATTAATAAAACACTAAGGATTCAAAAAGGAAACACCCATTTAGAATTAATCGATTTCAAAAAAATAATCCCTGAGGTCAAAAAAACACTGGCCTATATGCCGGGTTACAACACTATTCGATTTGAAGAAAACATAGACCCCATAACTGATTTTTATTTTGACAAACTAATCATTATTTCTCTATTCCAAAACCTTATCGACAATGCTATAAAGTACAGAAAGGAAACTCAAAACGATTCCTTCATAAAAATCGATGTTTTAAAAAAAGAAGACAACACTACTACAATTACAGTTGCAGATAACGGGATAGGAATAATTGCAGCCTTACAAAAAAACATTTTTAAATTATTTTATCGGGCAACCACGCAATCCAGTGGAAACGGAATTGGGCTCTACACTCTTAGATATGGCATTGAAAAACTGGGAGGGCATATTAAATTTGAAAGCACCGAAAATATCGGTACTACTTTTACTGTTTATTTACCCAATCAAAAATAA
- a CDS encoding uroporphyrinogen-III synthase, translating into MKVKTILVSQPEPKVENSPYFELQQKHKIKIDFRPFIHIEGVSAKEIRLQKIDLNNFSAIILTSRNAVDHFFRVAEEMRFKVPEGLKYFCQSEAVAFYLQKYVVYRKRKIYVGAKDFADLSPLIKKYKDEKFLLPASDQLNAEAPIVLDNLKVDWKQATFYKTVMSDLSDLADVYYDVLAFFSPTGIKSLFKNFPDFQQNNTRIAVFGSTTQKEALDHGLRVDIMAPAPGTPSMTMALEKYVIEANKGK; encoded by the coding sequence ATGAAAGTCAAAACAATTTTGGTATCGCAACCAGAGCCTAAAGTAGAGAATTCGCCTTACTTTGAACTCCAACAAAAACATAAAATCAAAATTGATTTCCGCCCTTTTATCCACATAGAAGGAGTTAGTGCCAAGGAAATTAGACTTCAAAAAATTGACCTCAACAATTTTTCTGCTATTATTTTAACCAGTAGAAATGCTGTTGACCACTTTTTTAGAGTGGCCGAAGAAATGCGCTTTAAAGTTCCTGAAGGTTTAAAATATTTTTGTCAGTCAGAAGCAGTAGCTTTCTACCTGCAGAAATATGTGGTTTACAGAAAAAGAAAAATATATGTTGGTGCAAAAGATTTTGCCGACTTATCGCCTTTAATTAAAAAATACAAGGACGAAAAATTCTTATTACCTGCTTCAGACCAATTGAACGCAGAAGCTCCTATAGTATTAGACAATTTAAAAGTGGATTGGAAACAAGCTACTTTTTACAAAACGGTAATGAGTGATTTATCGGATTTAGCGGATGTTTATTATGATGTTCTGGCGTTTTTTAGCCCAACAGGAATCAAATCCTTGTTTAAAAACTTCCCGGATTTCCAACAAAACAACACCCGAATTGCTGTTTTTGGAAGTACCACTCAAAAGGAAGCACTCGATCACGGATTAAGAGTTGACATTATGGCTCCCGCTCCGGGAACACCATCAATGACTATGGCATTAGAAAAATACGTTATTGAAGCCAACAAAGGGAAATAA
- a CDS encoding DUF4271 domain-containing protein: protein MTEYLLHPRITENKDWATFLFVLAFGIIAITKSVYGNRFSDFINLFFSDKYSKVYRDSSQLKSSFTISLFFVQVISFAFFIQISLSIFGYASKTDWILYIQIITFLSFFILSKYLVEKIIATTFNIEEFMEQFNLQKITYRTYIGIIILPVNIILYYYNTVSQNIPIVIISIILLLSILTYSLSIKKYQSVIFSKLFYFILYLCTLEIAPYFFMYYLFTRGSA, encoded by the coding sequence ATGACAGAATACCTCTTACATCCGAGAATCACGGAGAACAAAGACTGGGCAACTTTTCTTTTTGTTCTTGCCTTTGGCATTATTGCCATCACTAAATCAGTTTACGGAAATCGATTTAGCGATTTTATCAATCTTTTTTTTTCGGATAAATATTCCAAAGTATATCGCGATAGCAGCCAGCTAAAAAGCAGTTTTACTATCTCTTTATTTTTTGTTCAGGTAATTTCTTTTGCCTTTTTTATCCAAATTTCCCTGAGTATTTTTGGTTATGCTTCAAAAACCGATTGGATTTTATACATCCAAATCATCACTTTTCTGAGCTTTTTTATTTTATCAAAGTATTTGGTCGAAAAAATTATTGCCACCACCTTTAATATCGAGGAATTTATGGAGCAATTTAACCTGCAAAAAATCACTTACCGAACCTATATTGGAATTATTATCCTGCCTGTAAACATTATTTTATATTACTATAATACTGTTTCTCAAAACATTCCTATTGTAATTATCAGCATAATCCTCTTACTTAGCATACTGACTTATTCTCTTTCAATAAAAAAATATCAAAGTGTAATATTCAGTAAGTTGTTTTATTTTATTTTATATCTTTGCACTCTCGAAATAGCTCCCTATTTTTTCATGTATTATTTGTTTACAAGAGGGAGCGCTTAG
- a CDS encoding polyprenol monophosphomannose synthase, protein MNNCIVIIPTYNEIENVESIIRAVLSQHKHFHVLIVDDNSPDHTADKVRLLQTEFEGRLFLENRKEKSGLGTAYVHGFKWALANNYEFIFEMDADFSHNPNDLEKLYNACHFGDADLAIGSRYVTGVNVVNWPLNRVLLSYFASVYVRMITGMQIHDATAGFVCYKREVLEKINLDKIKFVGYAFQIEMKYRTFSHNFKITEVPIIFTDRTKGQSKMSNSIIVEAVFGVISLRLKKLINRL, encoded by the coding sequence ATGAATAATTGCATTGTTATAATTCCTACCTATAACGAAATTGAAAATGTAGAAAGTATCATAAGAGCGGTGCTCTCCCAACACAAACATTTTCATGTGCTTATAGTGGACGATAATTCTCCGGATCATACTGCTGATAAGGTTAGATTGTTGCAAACGGAATTTGAAGGGCGTTTATTTTTAGAAAACAGAAAAGAAAAATCAGGATTAGGAACGGCTTATGTACACGGATTTAAGTGGGCATTGGCTAATAATTATGAGTTTATTTTTGAAATGGATGCCGATTTTTCACACAATCCTAATGATTTAGAAAAATTATACAATGCCTGCCATTTTGGTGATGCTGATTTGGCTATTGGTTCCCGTTATGTTACAGGTGTTAATGTGGTGAACTGGCCATTAAACAGGGTGTTGCTTTCTTATTTTGCTTCGGTTTATGTTCGAATGATTACCGGAATGCAAATTCACGATGCTACAGCTGGTTTTGTGTGTTACAAACGCGAAGTTTTAGAAAAAATAAACTTGGATAAAATAAAATTTGTGGGTTACGCTTTTCAAATAGAAATGAAATACCGCACTTTTAGCCATAATTTTAAAATTACCGAAGTGCCTATTATTTTTACCGACCGTACTAAAGGGCAGTCAAAAATGAGTAATTCAATAATAGTAGAAGCGGTATTTGGAGTTATTTCTCTTCGATTAAAAAAATTAATAAATAGATTATAA
- a CDS encoding dihydroorotase has product MNRVLIKNAKIVNEGVIFEGDVLIENDLIVEISESISAKSSDCKIIDAEGNYLIPGAIDDQVHFREPGLTHKGDIESESRAAVAGGITSYIEQPNTVPNAVTQEILEEKYQLAAEKSYANYSFMMGATNDNLEEVLKTNPKNVAGIKIFLGSSTGNMLVDNEATLEKIFSSTPMLIAVHCEDEATIRANSEKYKEEYGEDVPVTAHHLIRSEEACYLSSSKAIALAKKTGARLHIFHLSTAKEMDLFTNKIPLEEKKITAEVCVHHLWFTNDDYATKGNFIKWNPAVKTANDRDALWKALLDDRIDVIATDHAPHTLEEKKQSYLKAPSGGPLVQHAVVAMFEAFHQGKISVEKIVEKMCHNPAKIFKIEKRGFIKEGYYADLVIVNAGLPWGVKKENIFAKCGWSPFEGFTFKSRITHTFVNGQLVYNAFKVKNIRAGKRLSFDR; this is encoded by the coding sequence ATGAACAGGGTTTTAATTAAGAATGCCAAAATAGTAAATGAAGGAGTAATTTTTGAAGGCGATGTTTTAATTGAGAATGACTTAATTGTTGAAATTTCAGAAAGCATTAGTGCAAAATCATCCGATTGTAAAATTATTGATGCCGAAGGGAATTACTTAATTCCGGGAGCTATCGACGATCAGGTGCATTTTAGAGAACCGGGTTTAACTCACAAAGGCGATATTGAATCAGAATCAAGAGCTGCTGTTGCGGGCGGAATTACTTCGTATATCGAACAGCCCAATACGGTTCCTAATGCAGTGACTCAGGAAATTTTAGAAGAAAAATACCAGTTGGCTGCCGAGAAATCCTATGCGAATTATTCGTTTATGATGGGGGCAACTAATGACAATTTAGAAGAAGTTTTAAAAACCAATCCAAAAAATGTTGCCGGAATCAAGATATTTTTAGGTTCTTCAACCGGAAATATGTTAGTGGATAACGAAGCTACACTTGAAAAAATATTCTCAAGTACGCCAATGTTGATTGCGGTTCACTGTGAAGACGAAGCGACTATTAGAGCCAATTCAGAAAAATATAAAGAAGAATACGGAGAAGATGTTCCGGTTACGGCGCATCATTTAATAAGAAGTGAAGAAGCTTGTTATTTGTCTTCTTCAAAAGCCATTGCTTTGGCTAAGAAAACAGGTGCGCGTTTGCATATTTTTCATCTTTCAACTGCTAAAGAAATGGATTTGTTTACCAATAAAATCCCATTGGAAGAAAAGAAAATTACGGCTGAAGTTTGTGTACATCATTTATGGTTTACCAATGATGATTATGCTACCAAAGGTAATTTTATCAAATGGAATCCGGCAGTTAAAACCGCTAATGACAGGGACGCTTTGTGGAAAGCCTTGTTAGATGACCGAATCGATGTTATTGCAACGGATCATGCTCCGCATACACTGGAAGAAAAAAAACAATCCTATTTAAAAGCACCATCAGGAGGGCCGCTGGTACAACACGCAGTTGTGGCTATGTTTGAAGCTTTTCATCAGGGAAAAATTAGCGTGGAGAAAATTGTGGAGAAAATGTGTCACAATCCGGCTAAGATTTTCAAGATTGAAAAACGCGGTTTTATTAAAGAAGGTTATTATGCCGACTTAGTAATAGTAAATGCAGGTTTGCCTTGGGGAGTTAAAAAAGAGAATATCTTTGCTAAATGCGGATGGTCTCCGTTTGAAGGATTTACTTTTAAATCCAGAATTACACATACTTTTGTAAACGGACAGCTAGTGTACAATGCTTTTAAAGTAAAAAACATCCGAGCTGGAAAAAGATTGTCATTTGATCGATAA
- a CDS encoding DUF4296 domain-containing protein, with amino-acid sequence MKKAVFFLMIMMSFIGCKEETVKEPDRLIDKEVMQNIIYDLSLLDAIKYNEPATTENYKVNPKEFIYKKYKIDSAQFAQNNIYYASNFEEYKEMYDNVIKRIDSKKAVIDTVLKKEAKRDSLIAKKKELDSIKKAKKVILAKKKDSLQKIKKKDSLLLLKKKPKTVTPTIKSKVIKNGVRID; translated from the coding sequence ATGAAAAAAGCGGTATTTTTTTTAATGATAATGATGTCATTTATTGGCTGTAAGGAAGAGACGGTAAAAGAACCGGATCGTCTTATAGACAAGGAAGTGATGCAAAATATTATTTATGATTTGTCGCTTTTGGATGCGATAAAATACAACGAACCTGCTACGACCGAAAATTATAAAGTCAATCCAAAAGAGTTTATTTATAAAAAATATAAAATAGACAGTGCGCAATTTGCACAAAATAACATTTATTACGCATCAAATTTTGAAGAGTACAAAGAGATGTATGATAATGTGATTAAGCGAATTGACAGTAAAAAAGCAGTTATTGATACTGTTCTTAAAAAAGAAGCAAAAAGAGATTCTTTGATTGCTAAAAAGAAAGAATTGGATTCGATTAAAAAGGCTAAAAAAGTAATTTTGGCTAAGAAGAAAGATTCGTTACAAAAAATTAAGAAAAAAGACAGCCTGCTTTTGTTGAAGAAAAAACCAAAAACAGTTACGCCAACAATAAAATCAAAAGTAATTAAAAACGGAGTTAGGATTGATTAA